One segment of Cryptococcus neoformans var. grubii H99 chromosome 2, complete sequence DNA contains the following:
- a CDS encoding siderophore-iron transporter Str1: MSRPSVDAPSVVSAINQRPAFERVATDHKDAKPDPTDLETNHLYQDDDKSSIEVEQTAGVTKIEALYLVFGNGWKLWTLWGSIALISIAYGLSQMTTYYYTAFATSAFGEHTVLGTISVITGIMAGVAKPFLAKLADLFSRPWALALSVLFYTIGYIVVAASKNVADVAGGEVIYTIGNTGLDFITSILLADITSLQWRGLVIGLYSLPFIPFAFVAGNIADGINAYSANGWRWGYGMFCIMIPCVVIPAILVLFWADWKAKQIGALSLASSTYAREKLLAGQNVEKRPFFATCLYYARRIDAVGLLLMGFAFGCILSPFTLYTTAKGGYKNPSLIALLVVGGVLFISFCLWEWKVASHPVMPKRVFNRTFICCLLIDWNYYLSGYLSDTYWSSWLYVVKDYNDKDYTYIMNILTVGLCFFSVLAGLAQRYTHRFKYLQLSGLAIRIIGMGLNYLSVNGNMSDGVIVMSRILISIGGGISVTSSQVACQGSVAHQDMALAMAILSLWTSIGGAIGSAISASVWNKRVPEALTKYLGSTHNSTEIAEIFGSIIIARTTEPRDLVITAYNEAIRPLYLAALIMSMLSLAFGIFTYDIHLGKNHNAIEKRETAIRSEDEVRPEIIAAKAKEVEEKIAAEIFGNEQLQAQAGYRDMSKLENSR, translated from the exons ATGTCCCGACCATCCGTGGACGCACCCTCTGTCGTTAGCGCAATTAACCAGCGACCTGCTTTCGAGCGTGTTGCTACCGACCATAAGGACGCCAAACCTGATCCTACAGATCTCGAAACCAATCACTTATACCAAGATGACGATAAGTCCAGTATCGAGGTTGAACAGACTGCTGGTGTCACGAAGATTGAAGCCTTGTACCTCGTTTTTGGTAACGGTTGGAAGCTTTGGACTCTTTGGGG TTCCATTGCTTTGATCTCCATTGCCTACGGTCTCTCTCAAATGACTACTTATTACT ATACTGCCTTCGCTACTTCTGCTTTCGGAGAGCACACTGTTCTCGGTACAATTAGTGTTATTACCGGTATCATGGCTGGTGTGGCTAAGCCTTTTCTTGCCAAGTTGGCCGATCTCTTCTCACGTCCTTGGGCCCTCGCTCTTTCCGTCCTCTTCTACACCATTGGTTACATCGTCGTTGCCGCTTCTAAGAATGTTGCCGATGTCGCCGGCGGTGAAGTTATTTACACCATTGGTAACACTGGCCTCGACTTTAtcacctccatcctcttg GCCGACATCACCTCCTTGCAATGGCGAGGTTTGGTCATTGGTCTCTATTCCTTGCCTTTTATCCCCTTCGCCTTCGTT GCTGGTAACATTGCCGACGGTATCAACGCCTACTCTGCTAACGGTTGGCGATGGGGT TACGGCATGTTCTGTATCATGATTCCCTGTGTCGTTATCCCGGCCATCCTGGTTCTCTTCTGGGCCGACTGGAAAGCTAAGCAGATTGGCGCCCTCTCCCTTGCTTCCTCTACCTACGCTCGAGAGAAGCTCCTTGCCGGTCAGAACGTTGAGAAACGACCCTTCTTCGCTACTTGCCTCTATTATGCTCGACGAATTGATGCTGTTGGTCTCCTTCTCATGGGTTTCGCTTTCGGCTGTatcctttctcctttcacTCTTTACACCACCGCTAAGGGCGGCTACAAGAACC CTTCCCTTATTGCTCTCCTCGTCGTTGGCGGCGTTCTATtcatttctttctgcctttgggaatggaaggtggCTTCTCACCCCGTCATGCCTAAGCGTGTTTTCAACCGAACTTTC ATCTGCTGTTTGCTTATCGACTGGAATTACTATCTTTC TGGTTACCTTTCCGATACCTACTGGTCCTCTTGGCTTTATGTTGTTAAAGATTACAAC GACAAAGACTACACCTACATCATGAATATTCTGACCGTTGGTCTCTGTTTCTTTTCCGTCTTGGCCGGTTTGGCCCAGCGATACACCCACAGGTTTAAGTACCTTCAGCTTTCTGGTCTTGCCATCCGAATTAT TGGTATGGGTCTCAACTACCTTTCTGTTAACGGCAACATGAGCGATGGTGTCATTGTCATGTCCCGAATTCTCATTTCTATCGGTGGTGGTATCAGCGTTACTTCCTCCCAAGTCGCTTGTCAAGGTTCTGTCGCCCACCAGGACATGGCCCTCGCCATGGctatcctctctctttgGACTTCTATTGGTGGTGCTATCGGCTCTGCTATCTCTGCCTCTGTTTGGAACAAACGAGTCCCTGAGGCTCTCACCAAGTACCTCGGCTCTACCCACAATTCTACAGAGATTGCCGAGATCTTTGGCTCCATCATTATCGCCCGTACCACCGAGCCTCGAGACTTGGTCATCACTG CTTACAACGAGGCTATAAGGCCTCTTTACCTCGCTGCTCTTATCATGTCCATGCTTTCTCTTGCTTTTGGTATCTTTACCTATGACATTCATCTCGGCAAGAACCATAATGCTATTGAGAAGCGCGAGACTGCTATCAGATCGGAGGATGAGGTCCGCCCCGAGATTATCGCTGCCAAGGCTaaagaggttgaggagaagattgctGCTGAAATTTTTGGCAATGAGCAGTTGCAAGCTCAGGCAGGCTACCGAGACATGTCAAAGCTGGAGAACAGTAGATAA
- a CDS encoding dehydrogenase gives MSVHAKSDPQIPQTMRAWTQNESNWLSITEVPIPQPEVNQVLIKVEYAAQNPTDWKHAVDQSLPGVINGCDYAGTVVKLGSQLKAPLKIGDKVAGCVHGGWSKEEGSYAEYAVIDSNMCFIVPDRMKMEDAATYGVGWVTAAQTIVLRQGKAFPPGDTKVSGNPWYIIYGASTSVGLFAVPLAKALGYRVLGVCSPHSFDLVKSYGADATVDYHDQDKAIEEALKITDRGVEYALDTISQDDSFRIIISMMGKKGKQLNATLPVPEEAQKLNPNLKTEFTLMYSLFGIEFNWTPRSSEKMMISATKEDRAFGEEVYKRTPEMIAKYGIKPNPIIIKGNFEDIGKGLEDLKNGKVSGEKQVIKMT, from the exons ATGTCTGTTCATGCCAAGTCCGACCCGCAAATCCCTCAGACTATGAGGGCATGGACCCAAAACGAG TCCAACTGGCTCTCAATCACCGAAGTCCCTATTCCACAGCCCGAAGTCAATCAGGTACTCATTAAGGTCGAATACGCCGCCCAG AACCCTACCGATTGGAAACATGCTGTTGATCAATCTCTTCCCGGCGTGATCAACGGCTGTGATTACGCTGGAACTGTCGTGAAACTCGGTTCTCAACTCAAGGCTCCATTGAAGATTGGCGATAAGGTTGCCGGATGCGTCCATGGTGGCTGGTCTAAGGAGGAAGGCTCTTATGCCGAGTATGCGGTTATTGACAGTAACATGTGCTTCATTGTCCCCGACAGAATGAAAATGGAAGACGCTGCAACGTATGGTGTCGGCTGGGTCACTGCTGCTCAG ACTATTGTCTTGCGACAGGGCAAGGCCTTCCCTCCTGGTGATACCAAAGTGTCCGGGAACCCATGG TACATCATTTACGGCGCCTCCACTTCTGTTGGTCTATTTGCTGTTCCTCTTGCCAAAGCTCTGGGTTATCGAGTGCTCGGAGTCTGCTCTCCTCACTCATTTGACCTTGTTAAGTCTTATGGGGCCGATGCGACTGTCGATTACCACGACCAGGACAAAGCCATTGAGGAAGCGTTGAAGATTACCGACCGCGGAGTCGAGTACGCTCTTGATACTATCTCGCAGGACGATTCTTTTAGGATTATCATTAGCATGATGGGCAAGAAAGGCAAGCAACTCAACGCCACCCTCCCAGTTCCGGAAGAGGCTCAAAAACTCAACCCTAACCTTAAGACCGAATTTACTCTCATGTACTCCCTCTTTGGTATC GAATTCAATTGGACACCTCGTTCTTCGGAAAAAATGATGATTTCAGCCACCAAGGAGGACAGGGCGTTTGGTGAGGAGGTTTATAAGAGGACTCCGGAGATGATCGCCAAGTATGGCATCAAACCCAATCCTATTATCATCAAAGGCAACTTTGAGGATATCGGTAAGGGCCTCGAAGACTTGAAA AACGGCAAAGTTTCCGGTGAAAAGCAAGTTATTAAAATGACTTGA
- a CDS encoding efflux protein: MTGITSEEKYLYLPSSSSTAANTPAATEDRQFVFPPSGLSRATSKISERSTDDKEKEKDELESGQQTPVENYLPTLEYAPPQKVVLSKSKRILLGTVMMSTTFVASATLSSSLLCIPNSARDLGITELQAQWISSAYSLANGCGLLVSGRLADLYGRKWLYLLGMAAFLILNVISGVVRNYIGICVLRAFAGLAISVALPAAFGIIGVTFDSEPGRTIAFAALALGYPVGSGPGMIIAGVISSISARAWQYVFFILAGLSLFPVVGGVFSIPPEPSKKDNGNRQVDWMGAFLITSGLSLFSFALTQSGLVEKGWRTPYIPVVLVISILMIVLYGFWEHFVEKKTSIPPLSRLAIFSRRQWKVTAILIVSFFAYVPIAGWMYLTTIWFQNYKQESALMNAVHILPAPIVGVIACVLVPLLAPKIRAPYLLMFGGFSTAAANWLLAIRPEGEIYWAHEFLSCVFNPFGADFTVGIGSVLISNLVSEDEQSLAGALFQTALQIASTVGVCICSLMQTEVTAQSGSLLTGLRDTFWMSAAFSWTAAIIAFITLRKVGLAKDVGKEE, translated from the exons ATGACTGGCATCACTTCGGAAGAGAAATACCTCtatcttccctcttcctcatctaccGCCGCCAACACTCCAGCGGCAACTGAAGACAGGCAATTTGTCTTCCCCCCAAGTGGTCTTTCTCGTGCCACTAGCAAAATATCGGAAAGGTCAACGGATgacaaggaaaaagagaaagatgagcTAGAGTCGGGTCAGCAGACTCCAGTCGAAAACTACTTGCCGACCTTAGAGTATGCTCCTCCACAGAAGGTGGTTTTGTCCAAAAGCAAGAGGATTTTGCTGGGCACCGTCATGATGAGTACCACATTTGTTGCA TCTGCCACTttgtcttcatctcttctttgtATCCCCAACTCTGCCAGGGATTTGGGTATCACTGAACTGCAAGCCCAGTGG ATCAGTTCAGCCTACTCATTGGCCAATGGCTGTGGCCTTTTGGTATCTGGGCGATTGGCTGATTTGTATGGGAGGAAGTGGCTCTATTTGCTCGGTATGGCGGctttcttgatcttgaaTGTTATTTCTGGTGTTGTTCGA AACTATATCGGTATATGTGTTCTTCGTGCCTTCGCTGGCCTTGCTATATCTGTTGCATTGCCTGCCGCGTTCGGTATCATCGGTGTTACTTTCGACAGTGAACCCGGAAGGACCATCGCTTTTGCCGCTTTGGCCTTAGGCTACCCCGTCGGCTCTGGACCAGGCATGATCATTGCTGGTGTGATTTCAAGTATTAGCGC TCGCGCCTGGCAATATGTCTTTTTTATCCTTGCTGGTCTTTCCTTATTCCCTGTTGTCGGCGGTGTGTTCTCCATACCTCCGGAGCCCTCAAAAAAAGATAACGGAAACCGACAAGTCGATTGGATGGGCGCGTTCCTCATCACGTCTGGTTTGAGTTTGTTCAGTTTCGCACTCACTCAGAGTGGTTTGGTTGAGAAGGGGTGGAGAACACCCT ATATTCCTGTCGTGCTTGTCATTTCCATCCTTATGATCGTCCTCTACGGTTTCTGGGAGCACTTCGTCGAAAAGAAGACCTCTATCCCTCCACTTTCAAGACttgccatcttctctcgccGGCAGTGGAAGGTCACTGCCATCTTGATCgtctctttctttgcctATGTTCCCATTGCT GGTTGGATGTACCTCACAACTATCTGGTTCCAGAACTACAAACAGGAAAGCGCTCTCATGAACGCTGTCCACATCTTACCTGCCCCCATCGTCGGTGTCATAGCCTGTGTGCTTGTTCCTCTCCTCGCGCCCAAGATTCGCGCACCATATCTTTTGATGTTCGGTGGTTTTTCGACTGCTGCCGCCAATTGGCTCCTTGCCATTAGACCCGAGGGCGAAATCTATTGGGCTCACGAATTCTTATCCTGTGTTTTCAACCCCTTTGGTGCTGACTTTACTGTCGGTATTGGCTCCGTTTTGATCTCTAACCTCGTTTCTGA AGATGAGCAGTCTCTTGCGGGAGCTCTTTTCCAGACTGCACTTCAAATCGCCTCCACTGTTGGCGTTTGCATCTGCAGTCTTATGCAGACTGAAGTTACTGCCCAGTCAGGTTCCCTTCTCACAGGTCTGCGAGATACGTTCTGGATGTCTGCTGCTTTCTCTTGGACTG CTGCTATTATTGCGTTCATCACCCTCAGGAAGGTTGGGCTCGCTAAAGAtgttggaaaagaagagtaa
- a CDS encoding pre-rRNA-processing protein ESF2 — translation MATSSKAPNKRLHDNESEIDETDSHIEEQVNARASTSTLRPALSSHESESSSVMKTKKKKKSPTPGIVFISRVPPGMTPQKIRHLMGRWGDIGKVYAQRRDAPGGYNPNSANQKKQKHASANFTEAWVEFLDKSVAKTVASMLNAQVIGGKKGDRWRDDVWTMKYLSGFKWEMLGEQIAYERQAHQARLRNEITRAKTEQNEYLKNVELARTLEKRKAKKAAVGEPLESAPNQDAHSRSYKQRKVVEKPKTLEGQGMDGVLDNIFG, via the exons ATGGCGACGTCTTCCAAAGCTCCGAACAAGCGATTACACGACAATGAGTCAGAAATAGACGAGACCGACTCTCACATCGAGGAACAAGTCAATGCCAGAGCCTCCACTTCGACTTTGAGGCCTGCCTTATCTTCCCACGAGTCTGAAAGCTCGTCTGTTATGAAGACtaagaaaaagaagaagtccCCAACCCCAGGTATTGTGTTTATCTCGAGAGTGCCTCCTGGTATGACTCCGCAAAAGATAAGGCATTTGATGGGTCGTTGGGGAGACATTGGGAAAGTGTATGCGCAACGGCGAGATG CTCCTGGCGGTTATAACCCGAATTCTGCAAAccagaagaagcaaaagcATGCCAGCGCCAACTTTACTGAGGCCTGGGTAGAGTTTTTGGATAAGTCCGTGGCGAAGACGGTAGCTTCGATGTTGAATGCGCAAGTAATTGGTGGCAAGAAAGGCGATAG atggagagatgatGTCTGGACCATGAAATACTTGAGTGGATTCAAGTGGGAGATGCTCGGTGAACAAATCG CATATGAAAGACAAGCTCACCAGGCTCGTCTTCGAAATGAGATCACTCGGGCCAAGACGGAGCAGAACGAATACCTTAAGAACGTCGAGTTGGCCCGTACTCTCGAGAAACGTAAagccaagaaggctgctGTCGGCGAACCTTTGGAGAGTGCACCAAACCAGGATGCTCACTCCAGGAGTTATAAACAGAGGAAGGTTGTGGAGAAACCCAAAACTCTGGAGGGCCAGGGAATGGACGGGGTCTTAGATAATATCTTCGGATAG
- a CDS encoding threonine-tRNA ligase yields MLRRLIPHAARFSHRTPTRYTYPLLQAVRTMSAEAHPVSSTSKPAPPAEGINPITPAAHEGKKKEKKEKKDKKGGGASGPLELSPPPEFFAERLKIYDEWKAKYDKFVTEQPREPITITFPDGKTVQGTSWETTPLQLARDISPSLADRVIIAKVNNQQLWDLTRPLEASCSLALLDFDSPDNNYEARQVFWHSSAHVLGEACERRYEGCCLGYGPPLEEGGFFYDMGLANGRTISQDDYKPIEDVCKAAVKEKQPFERLELPKEVLLEMFKYNKYKQHYIQDKVPDGTSSTVYRCGPLIDLCLGPHVPHTGRIKSLAVTKNSSSYFLGDAKNDTFQRVYGMSFPDNAQMKEYKKYLEEAAKRDHRKIGKDQELFVFNDLSPGSAFFLPMGMRIYNTLMTFIKDEYFKRGFSEVGSPNIFNANLWKTSGHWQNYAEDMFQLKVDEEQFALKPMNCPGHCLIFDARERSYKELPLRFAEFGVLHRNEASGALSGLTRVRRFVQDDAHIFCTPDQVEAELYSAFEFLDAVYKPFGFSYKVGLSTRNPKKWMGDLELWNKAEGTLREVLEQKVPGNWHVNEEDAAFYGPKLDFQLTDALKRNWQCGTIQLDFNLPERFNLKYHSPDQNPDGTQFARPVMIHRAILGSLERFIAIITESTGGKWPLWLSPRQVVVIPVAKPFTEYAQKVARTFQEAGLYAEVDLTDNTLNKKIRNAQTAQWNFIMVVGQDELDAQAVNIRNRDDEVQGREETVALSRAVEQIVKLKESKAAVSKFE; encoded by the exons ATGCTCCGCAGGCTTATACCGCACGCAGCCCGCTTTTCACACAGAACGCCCACTAGATACACATACCCACTACTCCAAGCAGTACGCACTATGTCCGCGGAAGCTCACCCCGTCTCTTCTACTTCAAAACCCGCTCCCCCTGCCGAGGGTATCAACCCCATCACCCCTGCTGCTCAcgaaggcaagaagaaggagaagaaggaaaagaaggacaagaaagGCGGCGGCGCTTCCGGTCCTTTAGAACTGAGCCCTCCACCCGAGTTTTTCGCTGAGCGACTCAAGATCTATGATGAATGGAAGGCAAAGTACGACAAGTTCGTTACAG AACAACCTCGTGAACCTAtcaccatcaccttccCCGACGGGAAGACGGTCCAGGGCACCTCATGGGAGACCACTCCTCTTCAGCTCGCCAGGGAcatctccccttctctcgccGACCGGGTGATCATCGCCAAGGTCAACAACCAGCAATTATGGGACTTGACCCGCCCTCTTgaagcttcttgctctctTGCTTTGCTCGATTTTGACTCTCCCGATAACAATTACGAAGCCAGACAAGTCTTCTGGCATTCTTCTGCCCACGTTCTCGGTGAAGCTTGTGAGAGAAGATATGAAGGCTGCTGTCTCGGTTACGGTCCTCCCCTTGAGGAAGGTGGTTTCTTCTACGACATGGGTCTCGCCAATGGCCGCACGATCTCCCAGGATGATTACAAGCCTATCGAAGACGTTTGCAAGGCTGCTGTCAAGGAGAAGCAACCCTTTGAGAGACTCGAGTTGCCCAAAGAAGTTTTGCTCGAGATGTTCAAGTACAACAAGTATAAGCAACACTATATCCAGGACAAGGTCCCTGATGGAACCTCTTCTACTGTTTACCGATGTGGTCCGTTGATCGACTTGTGTCTTGGTCCCCACGTTCCTCACACCGGCCGTATCAAGTCCTTAGCTGTTACCAAG AACTCTTCATCTTACTTCCTTGGTGACGCCAAGAACGATACTTTCCAGCGAGTGTACGGCATGTCTTTCCCTGACAATGCTCAAATGAAAGAGTACAAGAAGTACCTCGAAGAAGCTGCCAAGCGAGACCATCGAAAGATCGGCAAGGACCAAGAATTATTCGTCTTTAACGACCTTTCTCCTGGAagtgccttcttcttgcctaTGGGTATGAGAATCTACAACACCTTGATGACATTTATCAAGGACGAATATTTCAAGCGTGGTTTCTCCGAGGTCGGATCTCCCAACATCTTCAACGCCAACCTCTGGAAAACTTCTGGTCACTGGCAAAACTATGCCGAAGACATGTTCCAACTCAAAGTTGACGAAGAGCAGTTTGCTCTCAAGCCTATGAACTGCCCTGGTCATTGTTTGATCTTTGACGCAAGGGAGAGGAGTTACAAGGAATTACCTTTGAGGTTTGCCGAGTTTGGTGTGTTGCACCGAAATGAGGCGAGCGGTGCTCTTTCTGGTTTGACCCGTGTCAGGCGATTCGTCCAGGATGACG CCCACATCTTCTGTACCCCCGACCAAGTTGAAGCCGAACTTTATTCTGCCTTTGAGTTCCTCGACGCCGTGTACAAGCCTTTCGGCTTCAGCTACAAAGTCGGTCTCTCTACCCGTAATCCCAAGAAGTGGATGGGCGACCTCGAACTGTGGAACAAGGCTGAGGGCACCCTCCGAGAGGTTCTCGAGCAAAAGGTCCCTGGTAACTGGCACGTTAACGAGGAGGATGCCGCATTCTACGGTCCCAAATTGGACTTCCAATTGACGGATGCCTTGAAGAGGAACTGGCAATGTGGTACTATCCAG CTTGACTTTAACCTCCCCGAGCGATTCAACCTCAAGTACCACTCCCCCGATCAAAATCCTGACGGCACCCAGTTTGCTCGACCAGTCATGATCCATCGTGCCATTCTCGGTTCCCTCGAGCGCTTCATCGCCATTATCACTGAATCTACCGGCGGCAAGTGGCCTCTCTGGCTTTCCCCCCGACAGGTCGTCGTCATTCCCGTCGCCAAGCCCTTCACTGAGTATGCCCAAAAAGTGGCCAGAACTTTCCAGGAAGCTGGTTTGTATGCCGAGGTGGACTTGACGGATAACACTTTGAACAAAAAGATTAGAAATGCGCAGACCGCTCAGTGGAACTTTATCATGG TCGTCGGCCAGGATGAGCTCGACGCCCAAGCGGTCAACATCCGTAACCGTGACGATGAAGTGCAGGGTCGAGAGGAGACTGTCGCGCTCAGCCGTGCGGTTGAGCAGATTGTCAAGTTGAAAGAGAGCAAGGCGGCTGTCAGCAAGTTTGAGTAA